The following coding sequences are from one Capsicum annuum cultivar UCD-10X-F1 chromosome 3, UCD10Xv1.1, whole genome shotgun sequence window:
- the LOC107864353 gene encoding xyloglucan endotransglucosylase protein 1, whose protein sequence is MGLSRTFLILSLVFSSCMVTYGGNFFQEFDLTWGGNRAKIFNGGQLLSLSLDKVSGSGFQSKKQHLFGRIDMQIKLVAGNSAGTVTTYYLSSQGPTHDEIDFEFLGNVTGEPYILHTNIYAQGKGNKEQQFYLWFDPTKNFHTYSIIWKPQHIIFLVDNTPIRVYKNAESIGVPFPKNQPMKLYSSLWNADDWATRGGLVKTDWAKAPFTAYYRNYMAQSFSPAQFNDQKWQNQELDADGRRRLRWVQKNFMIYNYCTDFKRFPQGFPPECRKF, encoded by the exons ATGGGGCTCTCAAGAACTTTCTTGATTTTATCACTTGTCTTTAGTTCTTGCATGGTTACTTATGGTGgcaatttttttcaagaatttgacttaACATGGGGTGGCAATAGAGCCAAGATTTTCAATGGTGGCCAACTTTTATCCCTGTCTTTGGACAAAGTTTCTGGCTCTGGTTTTCAATCAAAAAAACAACATCTATTTGGAAGAATTGATATGCAAATCAAACTTGTTGCTGGAAACTCTGCTGGCACTGTTACTACATACTAC TTATCTTCACAAGGGCCCACTCATGATGAAATTGACTTTGAATTTCTGGGAAATGTTACTGGTGAACCTTATATTCTCCACACAAACATCTATGCCCAAGGCAAGGGAAACAAAGAGCAACAATTCTACCTATGGTTTGACCCTACTAAGAACTTCCACACCTACTCAATCATTTGGAAACCACAACACATCAT atttttgGTGGACAACACACCAATAAGAGTTTACAAGAATGCTGAATCAATTGGTGTACCATTTCCCAAGAATCAGCCAATGAAATTGTACTCGAGTCTTTGGAATGCTGATGATTGGGCCACGAGAGGAGGCCTAGTAAAAACTGATTGGGCCAAAGCCCCATTTACAGCCTACTATAGAAATTATATGGCCCAAAGCTTTAGCCCAGCACAATTTAATGATCAAAAATGGCAAAATCAAGAACTTGATGCTGATGGTAGAAGAAGACTTAGATGGGTTCAaaagaatttcatgatttataattattGTACTGATTTTAAGAGGTTTCCTCAAGGTTTTCCTCCAGAATGTAGAAAGTTTTAA